One segment of Primulina tabacum isolate GXHZ01 chromosome 14, ASM2559414v2, whole genome shotgun sequence DNA contains the following:
- the LOC142524525 gene encoding heterogeneous nuclear ribonucleoprotein Q-like isoform X2 yields MAENTEVEDQVDLDDDNYTEEDEEPMEDEGTGEGGEEIGEELQDTTSDDGRKDPSPFHSLGNDLNDNSIKPEEDVENSDQDHENIKHAQLLALPPHGSEIFIGGLSRDVSEDDLMELCEPFGDVFEIRVMKNRDTGESKGFAFVTFKRKDEAQKAIEKLCSKEFKGRTLRCSLSETKYRLFIGNIPKSCTDDEFRKIIKVTGPGAETIELIKDPQNPTRNRGFAFVEYYNNACADYSRQKLSAVSFKLEGNTPTVTWADPKITPDHSSAAAAQVKALYVKNIPENTTTEQLKEIFEHHGEVIKVVMPPAKSGGKRDFGFVHYAERSSALKAIKESEKYEVNGQVLEVVLAKPQTEKKSDAATPHNPAPVPNYIPHQGYTGGIAMNPYASITSGFQQECRWCQWSYLMVGLDIFSSSLV; encoded by the exons ATGGCAGAGAACACTGAAGTTGAGGACCAGGTCGATCTTGATGACGACAACTATACTGAAGAGGATGAAGAACCCATGGAAGATGAAGGAACTGGTGAAGGTGGTGAAGAAATTGGTGAAGAGCTCCAGGACACTACAAGTGATGATGGTAGGAAGGATCCTTCTCCCTTCCATTCACTGGGGAATGATCTAAATGATAATAGCATCAAGCCTGAGGAAGATGTAGAAAACTCTGATCAAGATCACGAGAATATAAAGCATGCGCAACTTCTTGCTCTTCCTCCGCACGGTTCTGAAATTTTCATAGGAGGACTTTCTCGTGATGTTTCTGAAGATGACTTAATGGAACTTTGCGAACCATTTGGTGATGTTTTCGAG ATTAGAGTAATGAAAAATAGAGATACTGGTGAGAGCAAGGGCTTTGCTTTTGTCACCTTCAAAAGAAAAGATGAAGCACAGAAGGCCATTGAAAAATTATGTAGCAAAGAATTTAAG GGAAGAACATTACGATGTTCACTGTCTGAAACTAAATACAGATTGTTTATTGGTAACATACCTAAAAGTTGTACGGATGATGAGTTCAGAAAAATCATTAAAGTCACCGGTCCTGGTGCTGAAACCATAGAACTTATTAAG GATCCTCAAAACCCAACTCGTAATCGAGGTTTTGCCTTTGTGGAATATTATAACAATGCTTGTGCTGATTATTCTAGGCAAAAATTGTCCGCTGTAAGTTTTAAGCTGGAAGGCAATACACCAACTGTCACATGGGCAGACCCAAAGATTACTCCAGATCATTCTTCTGCTGCCGCTGCTCAG gtCAAGGCtctttatgttaagaatatacCTGAAAATACAACAACTGAACAATTGAAGGAAATCTTTGAGCACCACGGGGAGGTCATTAAGGTTGTTATGCCACCAGCCAAAAGTGGTGGGAAAAGAGACTTTGGATTTGTTCACTATGCTGAAAGGTCGAGTGCTTTGAAAGCTATCAAAGAGTCGGAGAAGTATGAAGTTAATG GCCAGGTGTTGGAAGTTGTTCTTGCAAAGCCTCAGACTGAGAAGAAGTCAGATGCAGCCACTCCTCATAATCCCGCTCCAGTTCCTAACTACATTCCTCATCAAGGATATACTGGTGGTATAGCCATGAACCCTTATGCCTCAATCACTTCTGGATTTCAGCAG GAATGCAGATGGTGCCAATGGTCTTACCTGATGGTCGGATTGGATATTTTCT CCAGCAGCCTGGTGTAA
- the LOC142524525 gene encoding heterogeneous nuclear ribonucleoprotein Q-like isoform X1, which translates to MAENTEVEDQVDLDDDNYTEEDEEPMEDEGTGEGGEEIGEELQDTTSDDGRKDPSPFHSLGNDLNDNSIKPEEDVENSDQDHENIKHAQLLALPPHGSEIFIGGLSRDVSEDDLMELCEPFGDVFEIRVMKNRDTGESKGFAFVTFKRKDEAQKAIEKLCSKEFKGRTLRCSLSETKYRLFIGNIPKSCTDDEFRKIIKVTGPGAETIELIKDPQNPTRNRGFAFVEYYNNACADYSRQKLSAVSFKLEGNTPTVTWADPKITPDHSSAAAAQVKALYVKNIPENTTTEQLKEIFEHHGEVIKVVMPPAKSGGKRDFGFVHYAERSSALKAIKESEKYEVNGQVLEVVLAKPQTEKKSDAATPHNPAPVPNYIPHQGYTGGIAMNPYASITSGFQQPMIYGRGPMPAGMQMVPMVLPDGRIGYFLQQPGVMMPPAVRPRRNDRSNSGVGGPGSSNDDSNRNRRYRPY; encoded by the exons ATGGCAGAGAACACTGAAGTTGAGGACCAGGTCGATCTTGATGACGACAACTATACTGAAGAGGATGAAGAACCCATGGAAGATGAAGGAACTGGTGAAGGTGGTGAAGAAATTGGTGAAGAGCTCCAGGACACTACAAGTGATGATGGTAGGAAGGATCCTTCTCCCTTCCATTCACTGGGGAATGATCTAAATGATAATAGCATCAAGCCTGAGGAAGATGTAGAAAACTCTGATCAAGATCACGAGAATATAAAGCATGCGCAACTTCTTGCTCTTCCTCCGCACGGTTCTGAAATTTTCATAGGAGGACTTTCTCGTGATGTTTCTGAAGATGACTTAATGGAACTTTGCGAACCATTTGGTGATGTTTTCGAG ATTAGAGTAATGAAAAATAGAGATACTGGTGAGAGCAAGGGCTTTGCTTTTGTCACCTTCAAAAGAAAAGATGAAGCACAGAAGGCCATTGAAAAATTATGTAGCAAAGAATTTAAG GGAAGAACATTACGATGTTCACTGTCTGAAACTAAATACAGATTGTTTATTGGTAACATACCTAAAAGTTGTACGGATGATGAGTTCAGAAAAATCATTAAAGTCACCGGTCCTGGTGCTGAAACCATAGAACTTATTAAG GATCCTCAAAACCCAACTCGTAATCGAGGTTTTGCCTTTGTGGAATATTATAACAATGCTTGTGCTGATTATTCTAGGCAAAAATTGTCCGCTGTAAGTTTTAAGCTGGAAGGCAATACACCAACTGTCACATGGGCAGACCCAAAGATTACTCCAGATCATTCTTCTGCTGCCGCTGCTCAG gtCAAGGCtctttatgttaagaatatacCTGAAAATACAACAACTGAACAATTGAAGGAAATCTTTGAGCACCACGGGGAGGTCATTAAGGTTGTTATGCCACCAGCCAAAAGTGGTGGGAAAAGAGACTTTGGATTTGTTCACTATGCTGAAAGGTCGAGTGCTTTGAAAGCTATCAAAGAGTCGGAGAAGTATGAAGTTAATG GCCAGGTGTTGGAAGTTGTTCTTGCAAAGCCTCAGACTGAGAAGAAGTCAGATGCAGCCACTCCTCATAATCCCGCTCCAGTTCCTAACTACATTCCTCATCAAGGATATACTGGTGGTATAGCCATGAACCCTTATGCCTCAATCACTTCTGGATTTCAGCAG CCTATGATTTACGGGAGGGGACCTATGCCGGCAGGAATGCAGATGGTGCCAATGGTCTTACCTGATGGTCGGATTGGATATTTTCT CCAGCAGCCTGGTGTAATGATGCCACCAGCTGTGAGACCTAGGAGGAACGATAGGAGTAATAGTGGCGTCGGAGGACCTGGAAGTAGTAATGATGATAGTAATCGAAATAGACGGTACAGACCGTACTAG
- the LOC142525349 gene encoding heat shock cognate 70 kDa protein-like, producing the protein MAGKNTKSPAIGIDLGTTYSCVAVWRHDRAEIIPNDLGNRTTPSYVAFTETERLIGSAAKNLVAMNPTNTVFDAKRLIGRRFSDPLVQSDVTLWPFKVISGPGDKPMIVVTYKGEAKKFVAEEISSMILAKMKEIAEAFLGLTVKNAVITVPAYFNDSQKQATKDAGTISGLNVLRIVVEPTAAAIAYGLDKKLGSSDEKNKVLIFDLGGGTFDVSLLTVENKVFKVKAIAGDSHLGGEDFDNRMVEHCVQEFKRKHKKDIRNNPRALRRLRTSCERAKRNLSSAAETAIGVDCLYDGIDFNYRITRAKFEELNMDLFKKCIKAVEECLHDAKMDEESIHDVVLVGGSTRIPKVQQMLQDFFNGKALCKSIHPDEAVASGAAIQAAVLTGQGNAEVQDILLCDVTPLSLGVHVRGDAMSVIIPRNTALPTKKEEHFMTCFDNQRTVLIQVFEGERAKTTDNNLLGKFELTGIQPAPRGVPKISICFDIDADGILNVSAEDQTTGNKKDMTIINDKGTLSTEEIKRMLQEAELFKAEDEQHRRNVDAMNAFENYIYSLRSKIKKDKNFTLTLTISDQRKIELAIEQAKEWLESNQLAGEDEFKDKMKELENICDPIMAKMHFSGTVPKIDEVD; encoded by the exons ATGGCGGGAAAGAATACTAAATCACCCGCAATTGGAATTGATCTGGGCACCACTTATTCATGCGTAGCCGTGTGGAGGCACGATCGTGCGGAGATCATACCCAACGATCTGGGCAACCGGACAACACCTTCTTATGTAGCTTTCACTGAAACCGAGCGTCTCATCGGCAGTGCTGCCAAGAATCTCGTCGCCATGAACCCAACCAACACCGTTTTTG ATGCTAAGAGGTTGATTGGCCGGAGATTTAGCGATCCTTTGGTTCAGAGTGATGTAACACTTTGGCCTTTCAAAGTTATTTCAGGCCCTGGTGACAAACCCATGATTGTGGTTACCTATAAAGGTGAAGCGAAAAAATTTGTAGCTGAAGAGATTTCGTCCATGATCCTCGCCAAGATGAAAGAAATTGCTGAAGCTTTTCTTGGATTAACAGTAAAAAATGCAGTTATTACGGTTCCTGCCTACTTCAATGATTCCCAGAAGCAAGCAACCAAGGATGCTGGAACCATTTCTGGGCTCAACGTCTTGCGTATTGTTGTTGAACCAACTGCTGCTGCCATTGCGTATGGTCTTGACAAAAAGTTAGGCAGCTCTGATGAAAAGAATAAAGTGCTTATTTTCGACCTCGGTGGTGGCACCTTTGATGTTTCTCTTCTCACTGTGGAGAATAAAGTGTTCAAGGTGAAAGCCATAGCTGGTGACTCTCATCTTGGAGGGGAAGATTTCGACAATAGAATGGTTGAGCATTGTGTTCAAGAGTTCAAAAGAAAGCACAAAAAGGACATAAGAAACAACCCACGAGCACTGAGGAGGCTAAGGACATCTTGTGAGAGGGCAAAGAGGAATCTATCTTCTGCAGCAGAAACTGCTATAGGAGTCGATTGTTTGTATGATGGAATCGATTTTAACTATAGAATAACTCGTGCAAAATTTGAGGAACTCAACAtggatttatttaagaaatgcATTAAAGCAGTTGAGGAATGCTTGCACGATGCTAAGATGGACGAGGAAAGTATCCACGACGTGGTGCTTGTTGGCGGATCTACTAGAATTCCAAAGGTGCAACAAATGCTACAAGATTTCTTTAATGGCAAGGCGTTGTGCAAGAGCATTCATCCTGATGAGGCCGTTGCTTCAGGTGCAGCGATTCAGGCAGCAGTATTAACTGGACAAGGCAATGCAGAGGTTCAAGATATATTGTTATGTGACGTCACGCCTCTGTCCCTTGGTGTGCATGTCCGAGGAGATGCTATGAGTGTCATAATACCAAGAAACACTGCCCTTCCCACCAAGAAGGAGGAACACTTCATGACATGTTTTGATAACCAAAGGACTGTATTGATCCAAGTTTTCGAGGGAGAAAGGGCTAAAACTACGGATAACAATTTGTTAGGTAAATTCGAGCTCACTGGCATTCAACCTGCTCCGAGAGGAGTACCTAAAATATCCATCTGCTTTGATATCGACGCTGATGGGATCTTGAATGTTTCTGCCGAAGATCAAACAACTGGGAACAAAAAGGACATGACAATCATCAATGACAAAGGCACGTTGTCTACTGAAGAGATCAAGAGAATGCTGCAAGAAGCAGAGCTTTTCAAGGCCGAAGATGAGCAACATAGAAGGAATGTTGACGCCATGAATGCTTTTGAAAATTACATCTACAGTTTGAGAAGCAAAATTAAAAAAGACAAGAATTTTACTTTGACACTGACAATTTCAGACCAGAGGAAGATTGAGCTTGCCATTGAGCAGGCAAAAGAGTGGCTGGAAAGCAACCAACTTGCCGGAGAAGATGAGTTTAAGGATAAAATGAAAGAACTAGAGAACATCTGTGACCCCATCATGGCAAAGATGCATTTCAGTGGAACTGTTCCTAAGATCGATGAAGTTGATTAA